Genomic window (Musa acuminata AAA Group cultivar baxijiao chromosome BXJ1-9, Cavendish_Baxijiao_AAA, whole genome shotgun sequence):
TTCATCTTTAGAGTTTTTTTGCTAGCAGCCAGCTTGCTTCATAGTTCTTTCCTGTTTTTTagtatcaattatgacaaagttgTTACTtagactaaattagaaattggttCAGAAATATGCAGTCCATCAAGCTGATAAATGTAAAAGAGGAATGCATATACATGCTTGTGGTGCTATGTGTGGCAGATTGTTATCTTTTAGCTTGCATCTTGTTGAGAAAATATTGCAGTTGCTTAAAAGGGAAAGATTATTAGAGCTAACCAAATTTTTATTAATTGTTTATCCTATCTAATAAGTTCCACCACACCAAAGGTTAAATTGAGCTGGCCCATGAGAAATGCCATTGCTTGTTATTCCCATTCGTTACAATGTGACTTGCATCATTGCCAACTATATTTTAGACTGGATACTCACAAAATTGACTGCAATATTTCCTTGAAAAATGTTTACTTTCTTTAAAATTCAACTTCACGTACATAAATATGCTCCTTATTTCATGAAAGAAGCCTGTATATCTTGCTGTACCTATGATCAACTTGTACATGTAACTGTTACATATTTGTGAATGCATAAGCTACAGGTTACATTTCCTTGTGATTATAGCTTCTTTATAAGTTGACACCCTTCAATGGGAGTTGTATTAGTGTATGCCTGGAGTTGTAATTTGTTGAATTAGTTTGCTTTTTGATTGTTTGATATATAAGATGCAAGAGtatgtttttatgatttttcatgaTATTCTGAATGTCATCATACTACACCATGCAGGCTTATCGTCGTCTTGCGAGATAAAACGTATATTTATGACTTGAACAGCCTTGTTATTCTGGAGACAATTGATACTGTGCCAAACAACAAAGGTCATAACAATTCTCCTTGTCATTATTTTGGAAAAAAGAAATGTTACCACTTTCTCTATAGAATTCTCTATTTAAGTTACCACGAAGCATCTAAGCCAATGTTTTTGAAGCATCTAAGCCAATGTTTTTGCTAATACTCGAAGCATTAACCCTTTTAATGTGGAAATGACACATTAATGCTGGTCTTGCTTCACTATGTTGTCACTGTTCCTTCTATTGTCGTGGTGGAAATCAATGGGTTATTAACGTAGATGATGATCAATAGATCTTAGAGCTTAGATTTCCATGGTCCTGTTCATCTAACTTCGGTGTTTATACTTTATCAATGGGTTATCAATGGCCAAGTTGCTTTACTTGAGCCTCAACTTCAGAGTTTTATCTTCTTAAAAATGAAACCCCTATGCTTAATGATTGACAATATTCTTAACAAGCTAGTGTTGCATTGGAATTTTACACTTTAGTTTGAATTTTACACTTTAGTTGACAATATTCTCAACTTTAGTTTGCATTGGAATTTTTCACAAGCTAGTGTTGCATTGACAATAGATTTTTCATAAGTTTGATTTAACAAGCTGTGGAAGTGGGataaagcaaattgatttttcttgGACCAAGCCATATTTATATAATTAGTTTTATTTTTCCTGTTATATTCTTTCTCATTATTATTGTTATAAATACCATCAAATTGttaagattttgataatgatagcACCTGAATTTTGTTTCCTTTCTTGACCTAATACTGAAATGCCTAGCATTTTTGATGTGTTGCATGTAAAATCTCATATATAGGGTGGACTATATCTTGCTAGCTTAAGTTTTCGGAGATAGTGGTCACGCAAAAAGTATTTTATCATGGTACCTTGGCAAGTTGTGTTGGATCATGGCTATCTTTTTCTCTAACCCATCTTTGATTTTGCCGAATTTTCACTTGCATATGGGACTTTATGCAAACCGCAAAGCactataaatatttttcttgCTCTGTTATCTTGAATTGGGTCAACATGTCAAGCCATGAATACTTCATCTAGCTTGCACATCGAGCAGAATATTAGAGTTTTTATACATAATGTTGGGACTTTCCTACTAGGTATCAAGCAGTGGTTACTGGCTAATTGTATTGTGTTTATACTGGAGTAGTTTACGGTTGTATGCAATATAAGAACCATTATGCTAGGCCAATGCATGTTATGCTAAATTGTTGGTAGACTAttggaaagaacaaaaaaatcctGGTATCTTCCATCATGGTTTAGTATAAAATTTCAATTCTAGTGTCTTCAACAAAGAACAGACAGATGATCACATAAAAGAAGAAACATTGATCCATGTTCGAAAAATGATAGCAGACCAAGATTGAAGAAGTCAATGATTGAATTGCTTCCTTTTTTCTTTCctgttatattttattaaaagagGAGTATGTTATTTTGTAAATCCTTATATTTTTCTCATATGTTTATCCTCTTTGTTTCCGATACATTTTCTCATAATTACTTGCTAGATAATAGTAAGCATATTTTAGATGTATCATTTTCTGTCCAGTATCCATTGTTATGGAAACTGTAGAAACTTATACTTTATAATTGGTCAGGTTAAGCTTATCATGTCTTTAATAGCCAACTATTTCTTTTCCAGGGCTCTGTGCATTTTCTCCTGGATCGGAAAGTTGCTATTTGGCTCTTCCAGCAAGTACAACTAAAGGATCTGTTTTAATTTACAACACAGTTGCACTCCAATCAGTCTGTCAGGTTgtcgaaaaaaaaaattcattttcaCTATGTAAATTCAGTAGCATAACATATCAGTAAGGATATGTTGTTATGCCAGTTTAAAGGAACTCCATATTAAAAGTTCATTTAACATTGCTTCGTATTTTTTGGGTGTCAAGTGTCAAACTTTCTGACCAGAGAAGCACAGAATTCTCTCTAAAATTGGGAGATTTACACAGCATTGTTGACTTATTAGGAAGACTTGAATTCCATGAAACAAAACTGAGCGTTTAGTTGCAGTATATCTGCTTCGATAAGCTTCCCTCCCATTTACATGAATGTTGTTTGGCTTTTGCTTTTTAGTGTGTTCTGGTTTTATCCCTAGGCCTAAGCAATTTCTCTTTCAGCCTGTATCataagtttttctttttcctttccgaAGAATCTTTTGGCACTCTTTTTTTGTAGCTTATTTTACCTATTAGAGCATATATTCTCTTAAATGAACTTGTTAATTTAATGGAGCCATGTATCCTCCTCTTTCCTGATCTTGTGCACAAGATTTAGGACATTTTGAAACCAGTATTTTCTCCAGTCCTTTGTATTAATCTTGTGGACTGCTTCTGATCTTTTTTCTCGAACATCCTTAACTGTATTTCCTAATTGATTAATCTATTTCTTGCTGCTGCTACTACAGCATTTTTAATGTTTCTGCTTAATAATTCTTGATGTCCTTGATTTTCCATAATAAATAACCTTCTATGAATGGTACATGGAAATTACAATTATGATTTTGAGAGCTGTGTACTCTTTCAACAGATTGATGCCCATAGATCACCATTAGTTGCAATGATATTCTCTTCTAGCGGCACATATCTGGCAACAGCTTCTCAGCAAGGAACAATTATCAGAGTGCACCTGGTTTCACAAGCCACTGAGGTTACTGCAAATCTAAAGTTTGATATCCCTAGATTGTTTGGAATGATCTCATGTATTGAAATGCATATTATATATGTTTAATCTTATTCGATGTTCTGCAGTCATATAGTTTCCGGAGAGGAACATATCCATCAACAATCTATTCCCTATCATTTGGACCATGTGCTGATGTACCAGAAGTTCTTGTTGCCACAAGCTCATCAGGCTCTTTGCATGCCTTCTTGTTGGGACCTGCAATAAAGCAAAGGTTGGAAAGAAAGTTGTGTGTCTGCAATTGAATTCATCTGCACATGACAATGGAGTTTACAGCTATGCTGGGAAACTAGCTCATGTATTTGTGGTCTTTTAATtgctaagcttttgatatctggtGCTTCATCCTCATCTTCTCCTCCACTTTTTTCAGAAGAAAACCAAACAGAGTAATTGGTTCTTTGATCCCTGACACATTGAGTGATGCCTTTGACCATGCTTATCATCACATTCTTCACAATGTTGTCCCTGCCTGTGTCAAAAGGTCAAGCTGAAACTATGCTATCGTGGATTTTTTTTTCATTACTTTCTAGGAGTTAATTGGTTGCTTAGTCtcttatttttctttcctttcttttcttcagcCATGTTAGGATCCACAGCATTGACAATATTTCAAGTGCTCCTGGAGTTTCTGGTTTTCGGTGAGTTTTTTTGCTGAATGAATGTTCAGAGCCTTTAGCATGACTTTTCATTTAGTTGCTCTTTCTGTTTAGTCCTTTGTTTTGTTCATCAAAGATGAATGGATCACTGCTATGCGTGACATGGTTGACATGTGTAAGGCATATGAAACATAAATATTAGAGCATGTTAAACTGACCAggccattatttttttttttctatttttgccTCAGTATATCATCATTTGACTAATATTTAAAGCCATTGAAATAAGCACTGTCTCATTTGGTTTATGTGGCACTGAAAAACAAGATTTAAGAGGTAATTCAATTCTTTATTCGGGCAGCCACTGCAAGTTCACTTATATTGTTAGCTTTTGGTTGAAGCAGCATATTAACACTGCATTAGTCACTGCTCATCATTTTCTCTACTTATCTATTGTTGACAGATAGGGAAGCATTGTAGTTCTAAGATATAATTGAGCATCAGGTTGGATGGATTACATCCGGTGTGGCTTTGTGCAATTTTAGCGAAGTAGATTAAAtggttaactcattgcatgactgTTGTGGTACTTACCTAAAGCTTTTATAATCAGACTTTAATGGCAACATCATgtgtctggttttctaccttaggaTACATGAAGTTACAGACAGAGTTTCTTTGCTATTAGATCTAATCACGTTTCCTAGACATGGATTTGATTTCGCAATCATGTTATTGTGTGACTTCTGTAACATGTCATATCGGACTGATAAATGAGGCTGACGGGAGTTACCATAGGACAGTTCGTTTTAAACATGGGTTATTTATTTTGAGTTAATCCACCTGTTGCTTGTTCATGGTTTTACCGGTTCCAACTAAAAGCGGCATTACTGTTGTCTTGTGCTTATCTATCAGGGCATCCATTTTCATCATCACTCGCAATGGCTACTTCAGGGAGTACAGCTTAAATGTCACCAAGTCGAACGAGTGCCCGTGGAGCTTGGAGCGTGAAGTCAATCTATTAGATACCGTCTCCAATGATCCAAATTAATCCTGTGCTGTGCTCGTTCTTGGTCCTACCACTGCTGACGCATGGAAAGAGGATGTCGGACTGCAACACAAAGGAGTCTATGCACACTTGTGAAGCAAACAAAACGCGACAGGTGATTGCACAAAGATTGATCGACGGAAATGGGTTTTCATGGACCGGAGAGCTTGTTGCTTGTGCAAAGATTAGCGTGTGAATCCTCTTACTCCTCACTGTAGTGTACATAGCGGGCTGCGGATACAGCAACCATCCGCGTGATTCATTTTATCACCATGTTTCTCGAATGCACAGGGGCTGGGAAAAGATCCGAGGAGATGCCGTCTTCCTGTATTGACATGTTTTATTGCTCGATTTGGTTGATGATGGTCTGCTGCATTCCAGAGGTCTCTCAATACTCCGCTGCTGCTGATAAAAAGGAGGTATCATCCTCTTCCTCTGTCACTGCTTGCATTAAAACCTTGTCAGCGTGCCAGCGTGATTGTTTGCTTgagattttcatttttttttttcttttttactccaATGGAAACTAAGAGCTTTAGATTTATTGATTTATGaaccaaaattatttttaattccaAAGTCTTCAATTAAATCGATTTTGTatggatttgaaaaaaaataatataaatagttaAAGTTCATGAAGGGGTAAAAGAAAGCTACTCGTGCTTATTTTAGTTATCATTTTCTATGCTCGAACGCAATATTTGTGTATCGATGCCATTTCTATTCCGTGCTGCATCATCCTTCACTGTGGAAACCATTATCGAAAGAGGCCTTTGATGAATTTATATTCCATTTTGCAATTACACGCCAAAAAATGTCATTCTTTATCTTCATTGATTCGATTCTTTTACGTTAAAAAATGATCGACAACAAAATACAAAAATTACACACGCGTTCTTGAAATTGTCACTACAGATTGCGACCTCTTTAAATTTCTCCGTTACCTCATTGTTGCGGATTTCATCGGCGATGCCTATTCGTTAGGTTGACTCCTTTATCCCACACATCATGGCACAGCGTTGTAGCATGAATCCTCGAAAATATAATGCATTTCTACCACGCTTTTATGGCGTAACCATCATAGATGCTCTGTGGAAGGTTAGTTATACTTCCACGATGTTACCATAAATGTTAATTAACCTTAGGAGTTGTGTAGAGCGATTAAACATACAAAACTGTCTCACCTCCACGATCTGTTTAGTGTGGAAATGGCATTACAATATATGCACGTCTATCCCTCCTTTCTgccgaagcagcagcagcagcagcaatggaGGAGGACGTGGTGGTTTACCTGTTCTGTTCTTACACCTGAACAAATGCTTCGCTGTTAGTTCGTCACCAGCTACAGAAATCAATTGTGGGGAGGATGCGATGTACTGGACTGAGTATTTCTAAATCTAAGCCTTTTTACTTCGTCCTGCGTGCAGATTAGCCTGCGGTGCCAAGCACAAGCGTCAGATGCGACAAGCTTAGAAGCGTGTTATGAAGCCAGGGAATGCGAGTTATTATACCTCCACTGCAACTCACAAAGCTCCTGTATCAGCTCCTTCTCCTTAGTTGCTGCTTCCATCTGCAGAACCAGAGACGATCAAAATTATATACATCAGAGTGACATGTATACTTCTTAAAATTAAATGCGTCTTCATCTCTCCGTTATGGGAACCTTTAAACTTGCCAGTTATAAAGTGTCCTACCACATAAATAAAGCACACTCGATGATGTTAAGACTTAACATATAAGCTATTAATTAGCACACATAAAAATAACACACAGGCTTAGTAGTAAAAAGATCAAAAAGTATGATGCATCTGTTTCACAATAGAAAACCATTATTAGCATACCAAAGACTTCTCCGTAAATATAGTCGATGTCAACATGGAGACTCCCTCGGTTGAACGACTGGCTGGATTGGACGTCGATGATAACTCGCCAGGGCTTAGTTGCTTCATCAGGCTAAGGATGTTATCCTgcaaaaggaaaagggaagaagatattAAGGATCTATAAACATCAGATTAGGAGAGAAAGTAGATGCCAACTTCGTACCCTTTGAAGTATATTTGCCTGCAAAATGGAATGCAGATGCTGATACACGGAATAACCAAGAAGATTTGATGCGGCTTCAACTGATGATTGTATGCTCGGTGAAGGAAGTTGAGAAAACACCTATGCACTCAACAAATTTGCAAAGTCATCCGATGAAAAGAAAGCAAATATCAGGAGTTTCATGCTCCTTGAAACATACATTGGCATTGCTGAGATGTAGCAACCTTGTTGATCTCGATCATAGCTAAATTACGTGCTTCAAAATTAAAACCAGGGTCTAAAGTCATGTAGCACACCCAGCACAATGCTCGGCATACACCAAACCGGTCGGGCACCAACACATCATGATAgaaaatgaattttttgaataaaaaataacatattttgGGGTTACGAGCTGGTACCAGTGAAGAAAAAACAGAAATGTACCGAAAGCATGGCTTGATGTTCGATCTCGATATTGTGGAAATTAAACATCTTACTTAGATTTCGACTAGTTCGATCCAATAACAATCCAAACCAAGGTttgtcataccgaagcgtaccgctcgTATcggacggtatgtaccggtccaacaGGTTACCGATATGCAAACCGCTcaataccgctacagtgctatagtactatactgtagcactactacagtataaaaagtataaaattattcggtacaccagggtgtaccgctcggtacgccctaatGTACCACCCGGtataccggtaccgtaccgtatagagcttgggtcgaaacgccggtacggtacggtacgacgaaccttgatccAAACAAATCAGAAACTTGAAAGTATCCCTTCAAGACAAATATTTTCGGAGGTGACTCTTGCTATTCCTTCTCTAGGAATTTCATGATGCTACAGTATGAACAGTCTAAAAAACCTTTACTTGCTGGAAAAAGAAAAATCGCTGGTCTTCCTTTTCCTCTTCAGTAAGTCTACGAAAAGTGATTTATGAAACATTTGCAAAATAAGAGTGACATCAACCATTACTGAAAATCCTGTGCTGATAGAAAACTTTCAGTTCTCTACTCTGAAGATTGTCATGACACTTTAAAGTAGCATATATCATTCTCttatcttctttttcctcttcatgAATTAGGCTGGGAATAAACATAGACATTCAAATTGTCTGTATTCTATCGACATCAATTACAACACcacatttttataaaatattcaaatttcaaatgaaaAAAAAGCTTGGCATCAATAAATAGTGGGCATAAAGAACTAGCTCATATTTCCAATTATCAAATTGATCAATTCCAGCAATAAGCACCACTTATGAGGTTTTGATATAGTTTTATTACCTATTCCATAAGATATTCTATTAGGGCCCAAACATTTTGGTTCTAATCATAGTCAACAATTATCCATTGTGAGAAGATGGAATGACTAATCCATTTCATATGATATTGCATGCTTTTTCTATGTAAATGAAAATGTAATCCACTAACCTGCATACTATGACTCTTCTGAAGGCAAATAGGTGTAAGAGCCTGTTGTCGTCATAAACCATATcagaattaattatttaaaaccaaaagaaataAAGTTCAGACAACTTTTATTAGCTTATCTTatccaaatcaattttatcagaCAACACTTTAAAACGGCCTTTCCGCTGAACAAGTGGATGCTTTGATTTGTCATCAACATCATCAGCACCTGATATAGCAAGAATATCTGAATCAGAGCAAAGTATCGGGATATTACTCCTACGAATGCAACTTGTTAGCTAAGTTACAAAATAAAGAGTATTAAAAAAcattaaaaatactaaaaattaCATTGCTTGCCTGCTGATTTAGATGGTTTATGCACCACGTCAATAGGTGTGTCAACTACCGTCTGAAACTCTCCATTGCAATTTCCGATATTTAAGAGCTGATTTTGTTTCTTCAGACTATAAAGTACTTGATATTAGTTAGGTCAAAAACTTAGTTAAAGTAAATGAAGACCATAGCTCAATGCATAGAAGATTTTCCTGTGATTCATTTATACGTTTCAGGTAAATCCACAAGCGACCTGTTAAGTATTGACCCGAAAAAGGGATTCATTTCAAGCACTAAATGAAGGAATAATAGGATTTATATTAGCAAACATTATTCTAACAAGAAACACCCATAAATACTTCTAGGAGGACTGATATGTAgttcagaaaagaaaaacaagaaagagaatTGCTGCTTCTAATATCACttcacctttttttttcctccatCCATCAACAGTTTCATCAATTTGTCATATATTTTGTTTTTCACATATGCAGCTTCTCTCAGTCTCTAGTTTGGACTAAATCCTATGAGATATTCCACTTCAGATACCTCTAATAAAGAAAAAGTTTGTATGTGATGCAAATGTCATTAATGCTAACCATCATCCTAGTAGCAATTGTAAACTTCACAcaacaataaataaattaaactatAATTGACAATAAAAAAGTTGGGTTGAGGGGGAAAAATTCTTTTGCATATGTAAGGCATGACATCAATACAAACAATAATGAGGGAATAAAACCAATGTAAATGCAAATAAACAAACAATAACAGAACTATTGCACATATTCTTATGCTATATTCCGTAGAGGACATATCAAACCTCTCTCCTTTTGATAAGGGGATAAGTTCTGCTGAACACAGATTTACAGAATGCCTCCGTTCATGAAAAGATTGAGAAAACAAATTATCTTTACGCTTTTCATCAAAATCTGATCTGCAACTTTCACTAGAACTGTTTCCCTCGTGGTTAAAGTGCAAGTTTTTCTGGAGAACATTTCCATCACTAGAACCAGCAGTCTTAAATTCATTGTTTAATCCATCAGACTTGCTTCtgagagagaaaaaagaagaaagtaatGAATTTGATAGTAACAGAGTTCAAAACTAGTTGTAAGTATGATTAccttaaaaaaaataatgtaagATTAAACCACCAAAACTTAGTAGAAGTTAAGGGTGGCTGCTATAAGGTTTTTCATATATTACCTTTGATTGCATCCAGGTTGATCAGTTGACAAAAGAGTTGATTCGTGTGACATTACTTTTTTCTGATGATTTGGAATGCTGTTAAAAAATGAAGATCCAATGAACCTAATAGCACCATATTAAATAGATAAAGAATTACCGCATCATCATCTCCATCCTTTGATGAGAAACAAGGTGTGGCTTCTGATATTCTTTCTTGCAATTCATCAATCTCAAGCATGTGGCGTTCATTTGAGTCCCTGATCTCCTCATTTTCTGGAATCTGACAAGAACACTTGTAGTTCACAAAAACAGTGTGCAattaattcataaaaaggaacagaGGGACTCATGCTTACCAATGAAGCCTGAGCCTTCAAATCCTCAACATCAAAGTTCCATGCACTAATTCCTCTTTTATACTCGCTCTATAAACAAAACAGAGACCTTTGTAAGAATCAAAGGCTACTAATAAGTAAAAAACATATGTAACAACATGAATCATAACCCAAACTCTTTACCATGAAAGCTTAATGCATTTCATATAATAACAAGTACTTAATAGCTAATCCAATCTATTCACCATAAAAAAATTACTTTCTAATAGCATAATGCTTTAAAAATCTAGATAAAATAATTACTTGGAGCAGAAGGTAAAATAACTATCTTATCAAAAGAACGTATTAGCTTCATCGTAGTGGcatttatattttaattgtttGGAGCAGAGGGAAAGAGAAATAGGTATATGATACATAATTAAGTCAGAGAACCTAAGCTCAAAGCATTTCCTTCATCCTGAATCACTTAAAGAGAAAAATGCTTTCAATTAACTCAGGTTAGGAAGTGAAAACTCAAACCTGTGATAATTCTTCCTTCTCACTATCAAGCATTTTCTTCTGTGCAAGCAAATCTTCTTCCTTTGCCTATATTTAATGCAAAATCTTTATGAAAAACTTTAATGCCAAATTAACTATAGGTAAGCTAGTATCACAATTCACTACCTTCAGGGCTTGATGGCGATCACCTAAAGTAGGCAACCCATCCAAAATCTTTCGTACTATGTAGTCTTGAGACCTAGCTTGCTTAAAGAATGGTTGTTTCAACAGTTTATGTGCAGAAGGTCTTTTTGAAGGATCTTTCACCAAGCACATTGCAATCATGTCCCTAAAAGACTAGCAGCAAAAGTGGAGTTCAAGAATTTTGGATGTTCATCCACATAAGAAGAATGCAATCAAGCATAATAGAATGATaccctcgagaactttctgtctcTTTCATAGTCAAGGCCTGGAGGAGCATTTTGCAAAGTCATTAGCAAGACCTGCCAAGTGACTTGATTTAATAACTGCCTCATAAATAAAAATGAAACTTACTAATATGATAACTTCCAATTGCTCTTGGCTATCCGTATAAGGGATaactaaaatgaaaagaaaaattaaCAGAGTAGTCCAGAGTTCCCATGCTGACGCTTAgcattgaaaatattaaaaatacaatAGACAAATGATGCACATCCCAAATTGATAGAAATCATACCTTAATCGGAGGATATTTCGAGAAAGGAGCATGACCATGAGCGAGTTCCAAAGCAGTAATCCCAAAAGACCATATGTCAGCCCTGCCATTAATTTGTGATAAGTGCTATGCAATAATTAATAATGACTTAACAATGAGAAAGTAGACCAACTTGAAATCATAACCATGCAGTTGTTCCATCACCTCAGGTGCCATCCTATATAAAGAATAACACAACTTTCAATCAGAGGATATTAGATGATAATCGTACAAAAAGTTCTAATTAGAATAGCATTGCACCAGCAAGGTGTTCCCACAAATGTATTCCTTGATCTTTGCCTATCACCCGAATCGAAAAGGCAAGCTGAAACACCAAAATCTCCAAGCTTGACACTACCTCTTGCATCAACTAGAATATTGCCAGCCTAAAAAATGGCACAAAACTGGCATATCAATGTTTCACGAGAAGATAATTGAAATATGCACACCAATACCTATGATAAAAACCTATAAAAAAATTTCTTGAGGTATACCTCATTCCAGGCTTGCCAAGGTTAGTCAAAATCCAATTTGCCCAAGGTTAAGATTGACTTGGTTATATGATAGAATAGGTTCTAAAGCTACCTAAGCTTTGATAATGAAGCAATCTCGCACCAAGGCTAGTTGTGTGCTTTATCAGCATAGAGCAGTTCATTATCTAGTAGCAAAAACATGCAAAGAGAGCTATTGCAACATATCAATTTGTTAAACCTAATCTGGAGCCCATTTTGGTGAGTATATCATGAAAAACCCATAAATTTTTATGGCACCAACTAACACAAAATGATTTCTATCATCCAAAGATATAATTTAATTTGCATGTCTCACAAAATCATGTGAATAAGGTGTGTGACATCTTTGCATGCCCTTGATAATATAATCAAGCTAATGTGACATCTTATTCTGAAGTTACAGCTTAGAACAACATACTGaacatgatttttgatatatagtTATTAGAAGATATTGTATTATCAAATGTTTCTATTATTACTTAATAACAAATAAATATGCATAACATGATCTGATACATGTTTCTATGATTCGATTAACAAAAGTCACAAAATTTATATTGTCCTATATATGCAATAAAATAAGTTAAATTTAATTTCCTTAGAGAAAAAATTGATAAATAAACCCATAGTGAAAAAACACATTTTATTCATTATATTAACATCTTCTTTTAACCTTGGTAACTATCTTTTACTACTAGATAACATGACCTGTCATTATACAATTGGCAgtcaaaataaaaacatatagggAAATAATTATAAGGACAAACAGGTGAAAAGAAAGTCCATTAAGTCTACGTAAAGATGAATCAACTCAGTCATACCTTAACATCACGATGAATGTGTCCATGATTATGAAGATATTCCAATCCTTTCAGTACTTCACGTAATACTGTTGCGATCATAGGTTCCTCAAAGCCATTGGGAAAGACAGACTTCATTATATGAAGACAAGATCCTCCCTCCATGTAAGGCATGACAACCCATAAGGTGTGATCATTCACAAAGGAGCAATGTGCCTTGAGAACATTAGGATGGTCTATCAAGATCATAGTTTGTGCCTCACGATAGATGTTGCTCTGAAAGGATCATATAGAAATAGCTTAATTACAATTTAGTGCAAGAAAAGACAACAAATGTACTAACattattgataaattatttataa
Coding sequences:
- the LOC135593037 gene encoding serine/threonine-protein kinase BLUS1-like isoform X2 gives rise to the protein MERKKYPIRAEDYQLFEVVGQGVSASVYRALCAPLDEVVAIKIVDFERNNSDLSNIYREAQTMILIDHPNVLKAHCSFVNDHTLWVVMPYMEGGSCLHIMKSVFPNGFEEPMIATVLREVLKGLEYLHNHGHIHRDVKAGNILVDARGSVKLGDFGVSACLFDSGDRQRSRNTFVGTPCWMAPEVMEQLHGYDFKADIWSFGITALELAHGHAPFSKYPPIKVLLMTLQNAPPGLDYERDRKFSRSFRDMIAMCLVKDPSKRPSAHKLLKQPFFKQARSQDYIVRKILDGLPTLGDRHQALKAKEEDLLAQKKMLDSEKEELSQSEYKRGISAWNFDVEDLKAQASLIPENEEIRDSNERHMLEIDELQERISEATPCFSSKDGDDDAKKVMSHESTLLSTDQPGCNQRSKSDGLNNEFKTAGSSDGNVLQKNLHFNHEGNSSSESCRSDFDEKRKDNLFSQSFHERRHSVNLCSAELIPLSKGESLKKQNQLLNIGNCNGEFQTVVDTPIDVVHKPSKSAGADDVDDKSKHPLVQRKGRFKVLSDKIDLDKALTPICLQKSHSMQVFSQLPSPSIQSSVEAASNLLGYSVYQHLHSILQANILQRDNILSLMKQLSPGELSSTSNPASRSTEGVSMLTSTIFTEKSLMEAATKEKELIQELCELQWRLICTQDEVKRLRFRNTQSSTSHPPHN
- the LOC135593037 gene encoding serine/threonine-protein kinase BLUS1-like isoform X1; the encoded protein is MERKKYPIRAEDYQLFEVVGQGVSASVYRALCAPLDEVVAIKIVDFERNNSDLSNIYREAQTMILIDHPNVLKAHCSFVNDHTLWVVMPYMEGGSCLHIMKSVFPNGFEEPMIATVLREVLKGLEYLHNHGHIHRDVKAGNILVDARGSVKLGDFGVSACLFDSGDRQRSRNTFVGTPCWMAPEVMEQLHGYDFKADIWSFGITALELAHGHAPFSKYPPIKVLLMTLQNAPPGLDYERDRKFSRSFRDMIAMCLVKDPSKRPSAHKLLKQPFFKQARSQDYIVRKILDGLPTLGDRHQALKAKEEDLLAQKKMLDSEKEELSQSEYKRGISAWNFDVEDLKAQASLIPENEEIRDSNERHMLEIDELQERISEATPCFSSKDGDDDAKKVMSHESTLLSTDQPGCNQRSKSDGLNNEFKTAGSSDGNVLQKNLHFNHEGNSSSESCRSDFDEKRKDNLFSQSFHERRHSVNLCSAELIPLSKGESLKKQNQLLNIGNCNGEFQTVVDTPIDVVHKPSKSAGKQCADDVDDKSKHPLVQRKGRFKVLSDKIDLDKALTPICLQKSHSMQVFSQLPSPSIQSSVEAASNLLGYSVYQHLHSILQANILQRDNILSLMKQLSPGELSSTSNPASRSTEGVSMLTSTIFTEKSLMEAATKEKELIQELCELQWRLICTQDEVKRLRFRNTQSSTSHPPHN
- the LOC135593037 gene encoding uncharacterized protein LOC135593037 isoform X3, whose protein sequence is MERKKYPIRAEDYQLFEVVGQGVSASVYRALCAPLDEVVAIKIVDFERNNSDLSNIYREAQTMILIDHPNVLKAHCSFVNDHTLWVVMPYMEGGSCLHIMKSVFPNGFEEPMIATVLREVLKGLEYLHNHGHIHRDVKAGNILVDARGSVKLGDFGVSACLFDSGDRQRSRNTFVGTPCWMAPEVMEQLHGYDFKADIWSFGITALELAHGHAPFSKYPPIKVLLMTLQNAPPGLDYERDRKFSRSFRDMIAMCLVKDPSKRPSAHKLLKQPFFKQARSQDYIVRKILDGLPTLGDRHQALKAKEEDLLAQKKMLDSEKEELSQSEYKRGISAWNFDVEDLKAQASLKMRRSGTQMNATCLRLMNCKKEYQKPHLVSHQRMEMMMRSKSDGLNNEFKTAGSSDGNVLQKNLHFNHEGNSSSESCRSDFDEKRKDNLFSQSFHERRHSVNLCSAELIPLSKGESLKKQNQLLNIGNCNGEFQTVVDTPIDVVHKPSKSAGKQCADDVDDKSKHPLVQRKGRFKVLSDKIDLDKALTPICLQKSHSMQVFSQLPSPSIQSSVEAASNLLGYSVYQHLHSILQANILQRDNILSLMKQLSPGELSSTSNPASRSTEGVSMLTSTIFTEKSLMEAATKEKELIQELCELQWRLICTQDEVKRLRFRNTQSSTSHPPHN